The nucleotide window GGCTGTACATCTGCCCTGTGCGTGGTTCTGAACATCACAGAGATGCTATACATCCTGTCCACGCAGTGCTGGAAGTGTTTCAGTAAACACTACGTGCCCGTGGAACAGAAGAAAACGTGTCAgtgtcacacacacgcatctgCACTCACCGTCTGCTCAGCGCAAAAATCCGTCACGTCCGCCAACAAAGAGACGGGGCTTCAGGTTCAGCCGGCGCAGGTCACAAAGGGAATTCCAACATGATCACCTGTGGACGTCCTGCTCTCTTCTCTTAGTGATAATATGAGAAGCAGTTCAGGTTccaaaaaaacagacaattatttaaaaaaatatatagatatatatataaattatagttttaaaaatatttatataattgtcTGATTTTAAATGAATGCACTGTGTCCAactttggattttattttcaaCCAAGGTGAGATTTATTTTAGAAGAAATGAAGACCTTAATGTCCTtaataaaatgcacatttttaaaagatctgaggaaaaaaataattagactACTGTTACAGCACTTAAATTACTTAAATTAAGTTACAGCACAAAATATTATTCTGAGGTTGACCATTCCCATCACAAACACCTTCCGCACTGCACAAACCACTAGATTAGTCTCACTCGCGTTGTTTGGTTTTGTCCAGACGACAGTTTAGAGTATTGACAGTTAAAAAACAGATAACAGTGACGTTGTGTTGTCTTATAAATGCGGCCGCATCTGTGTGCAAGAAAAAAAGTGGAACCTCTCTGGAAATCGGCAGGATTCACTGAGTCTGATTCAACAAACTATTAAATGACTCACTGACTCAGGGCTTGGTTGAGGAAGGATTGAGAAGAAAAAACTTCTGCCAGAAGAAACCTCAAATTTCTGTTACACTTACAGAACTTTAGtacattttgttatttacatttgttatataattttttttatttattaataacaagGTCAAGCCATGAAAACTGCAGCCAAATTCCAAAACTTGTTCCACTAAAGACTTATAAAGTGGTTAATCAGTTACCATAGACTCTGCAACACAAAAGTCTGGATctataaacaaacagaaatactAAATAACTGACCCAGTTGCAGAGTAACTTCCCCATGATGGACTGTGCACCCAAGTACATCTCCCCTTCACCATCATGAATCCCTCTTGATCAGAACACAAATCTTCAGATCGAGCCAAATTGTTGATCATTTTCAAGCCTCTATTAACACCATTAATTTATTAACTTGTATGGATGAACTCATTATTTCCGTGTCGCTGCTGCACTTCAGTGTGATGACTCAGTTGAGGTGGAGATGTTATCTTCTGACCCGTATGCCACCATGTCTGACTGTGGTGTCAGAGTAACAGAAGAGAATTCTTCAAAATTCGTTTTTCTGGATAAGTGTCAAATTTTTGGCTGTGGTTTTCATGAAGCGGCTGATATTTAATGCACCTGTACACAAGTTatgtttattctgtttttcattatcattattacagTGGTAGTCTACTGCATGTTTGAAGAAAAGAGTACTTTGacctaatactgtatgtttttataataaaagcGAAATAAcctatgtttaatttaaatgtacatgtaGAACTAATAAACTAAACTGTAAAACCTGACTGTGGCCTGCTAGTAATTCTGCAAGAAGAACTCATACTACACTTGTTCATTCTTTTGCGATAAGTCCTAAAAGAACACATGACTTCTTGTCAgagagacgaaaaaaaaaaaaaaaaaaagaaccacaCACAAGCACAGCAGAGGTAGAAAAGGCAAGCTGTAATAAATTGGTCTCTGTTGTTTAAGGTACAGACTGCTGGTGGCAGTAAATTATCCAGAGGGTCAGtatgtgcacacacagacaACGCTAGAGACGTTCAAAATTTACAATGCAAGATGAACAAGACTAAAATGGTTACCATCTACAGCTCACCACTGCACTACAGGATCATCAGTCCATCTGCAACAGAAGCTAATTCAATTGTAAACTCCTACGGGGATCcacaacaaattaaaatacTTCCTCTAAGGGGTTTCATTTCCAACATCGACCACCACATGTGCCGGATAACTTCGTAAGGGCATGCGTAAGAGGTATATCATTATTAactgttttaattaacaaacttcaaaaaaaaaaatttaatacacaATCGTTTGAGGGATTAGCAGATGTTAAGAGAAGCATTCAACATCAAGGGCTTTCAGAACATTGCAACAGATTATTACCCACTCAATCTATTAATCATTTAACATTGCCAAAAGAGTAACACGGGAGCCGACGACCCGCCCCAACCCCACCCCCCACATCCAGGGAACTACCCGGTAGCATTGGACACGCCCTCTTTTTGAATGACCACTGCAGGTCGCATTTCATGCAGCTGCTTGAGCAAAAGTTCGAATACATTTGAGAAGCTTCTGTGCACCTCGAAGGTCACCTTGCTGAGAGACGTAAGCCTCTGGGGGTTTTTAAATTCAACAAGTTTCAGCACATCGCGGCAGTGATGATCAGGATTGATCCTGCTGCACACCACCGAGGCCGTCTTGAGATGCACGTTTGGGAATTTCTTGTGTTGGTGTACTAAAGAAGTTGTTGTCTTGCTTTTTCCAGTGGACTGACTTGATTCCTCCAGGAACTTGAGGAAGGAGACTTCGAAGCCCATGGGCTTGAATGAGCTCAATGTTGCGGTTTGCTCTTGTGGAAGCGTGGCGCTGGACGAAGTCGAGTCAGAATTAATGTCTGCATAGTTGACCGAGTGAGTCTGCGCTGCTCTTAACCTCGTCACTCTCTTGCGTGCCAAATGCAGATGTTTGACACGTTCCCCCTTGCGTGGACGGCCCCTCTTTCGCTTGACCACCACGGAGATTTCCGAGCTCAAATCACTGGACAACTTGGCATCCGAAACTTCAGTGTCCTCTGTGCTCTCCTTTTCAGATGTCAGCTTTGAGAACTCTGACTCACTCGGTCCGAGAGCTTCCTCGTTCTCAGATGCTTCGATAGAGCTTTCGTCAGACTTGTCAGTATCGTCGCTCCGTGACGCAATTCGTTTGTACTTGGAGCGAGCCATTTTCTTGCAGAAGATGTAGTTGCTCCTCTGCTCCTCCAGGTATTGTTTGGGCAGGCCGTGCTGGACGTAATGCTTCATAAGCTTTCTCTCAGAGTACGTGACCGTCTCACAGCCTTTAAGCATGCATGGGTACTGCAACTGAATCCTCTTGGTGCACATGGCAGATGCCtcctcttttgtttttaaaatcggGTTTCCGTATTTCGTCCAAaggttcttttgtttctttttctttttctcaccaCCTTTCTGACTTGGTTTTTTATTAACTTCTCTATTTTCCTTCTCCAGTGAGACTAAGCTGTTCTTTGGAGGACGGCCAAGTCTGACACCTTTTGAGTTCAACAGTCGAAGTTTGTAAAGGTCTTGATGTTTTTTCATGATGTGCCGCAGCAAATTTGACCGTGTGGTGTAAACACAGCTACAGCCCTCGACCTCACACTGGAACATTCCATCAACAGGGTCAGTTTTGGAGAGCTTTACTTTTTTGTGTTCGTTTTCAACGTGGTTAACGTACTTCCAGAACCCTGTGAAGGTAACGTCACAATCTGCTTGGTCACAGCGGAACCTGCCCAGGTTCATGCCGGACATCATAGCTCCTGCTTTGTCGAGGCTGAGTTTGTGGAGGTGGAGATAATGCTGCAGCAGATCTGTAACCACCTGGAATATTCGGGAGCAGTCTTTGACTTGACAACGAAACTCTGACACCTCACCGAGCTCACCACTAGGCATGTCGTTCTCCTCGTCGACCTCGTtattctcctcctcctcctcctcctcaatcTGTCCATCCTCTCCATTATCTTCAAATTTGGGGAGGGCAGACTGGTGGATGGCTTTGTAATGAAGAATAAGGTTGTGCTGGATGGTAAAGGCAGCTACACAGCCCTGATGGACGCAGCGGTAAGGCCGATAGGGACTAAAAACATCGTCCATGTCCATCTTTTTCTCCTTAGTCTTCTTGATCGCTTCTTTCGGTTTTGGCATTTTAGGCCTTCCCAGTTTAGGCTTCTTATCTGGAGTCAGGCTGCCCAACTGCGCTGGGACTAAAGGAGGGACAGGTGATGCACCTGAAGGCAACAGACCTGCAGGAGGCAAAACATGGGTGTGCTGAAAGGGTGTGAGAGATCCTGGCACAAACCCGTTTTGTCGATTTAACTGCTGACCCGCGTTTGCGGAGGTTAACAAAGAAGGAACGGCCTTAATCACTGATGGATGCATAGTAGCCTGACTCTGAAGAAGATATGGAGCTGGGTTCGCTCTCTGTACAGTCCCCGCAATAACAGAGTCACCAGAAGCAACAGGAACATGCTGTTTAAAAGGTTGAACGCTGCATTCTGATTTAATGCTTTCAACGCCAGGCATCAAACCCAGGACACCAGGACCAGTCTGTCCAGCAGAGGGGAACCTGGGGGCTGGCAGACGGGGCAAATCCGAGATGTTCAGAGGGGCACTAAGACTCTGCTCAGCCTCCATGGACTTGCGACTGTACTGGCGTGTAATCCCCAACTTTACAACCTGCTCGTGTGAGAAGTTGTGAACAGACTGATAGTGGGTTCTGAGGTTGGAGTTTCGTgtgaatgtctttggacataTTTGACAATTAAAAGGCGCAAAGTTAAACTGTTCCTTCCGACACTGAGTTAGCATTTCCTCTGTATAGTTATGCTGTTTCATTAGATGTTTAAAGAGAGCGTCTTTTGTCATAGCTCTGTAACCACAGCCGTCACTGTCGCATGAATAGCCTCGGCTGATACAAACGGGCGTAGCTTCGGAGGCCTTAGGTACTTCTTCGATTTCTAGAGGAACAGTAGGGGGCTGGTCatggtgttttatttctctatctAGATCCAGTCTTTCAAGAGCTTTCTGTATTTCTGTGATTTCATTATCGTCTTCTTGTACTTGTGGCTTATTATAAGCATTGTTGTTAGAAGCACAAGCCAGGGGAATTTCTATCGGTGTATCCTCAGATAGGACACTCCCACCCGAGGTGATGCGTTCACTGGGTTCAATGCCACTTCCAACATTAGGCTCATCACTCTGCAgagcttttttaattacatgcGCTGTGTTTTGTGGGACATTAATTATTGCACTTTGTACACTTGAATTATCGACCGCTTGTCCTTGACATGAACTGCTTCTTTTTTGAAAGTCTCCAGCTAATATCTGTTCGCGAAGCCGTTCTTTAACACTCTTTTCCGACATCAGATTTTGAGCAAGACTAGCCATGGCAGCGAGAAGCCCATCATTGGTCAATCCACTGGCGTTTGTAAATGTAGTCTTATCTTTAATCTCCTTAATTTTGTTTAGTGTTTCAGCTTGAAGCATTCGATCAATACGATTAGTGGAACCCCTGCTGAAGTTCGAGTCAGAAGTTTGGTTTTCACTTAACAAGCGAGACAAAAGTTTATCTGAGGACACACTTTGACTTGGCAAGGGGTTGCGAAGCTGAGTGTAATTCATTTGATGCTTGTCTTTGATATTTCCGGTGTGTTGAATCACACTGTTTTGGTTGTCTTGAGGGTAAGAGACAGACGAGCCTGCAAAGGTCTGCTGGCGTGCACCAGCGCACTCGCCCAGACTCGGTGAACTCTGTGGGATGGTTTCACCGCTTGGCTTGCTGTCACTGTTATACATGGAATCTTTAGTGTTTAGAAAAGTAACGTTAGGAAACAATTTTGGGTCAAGCGGGCCCTTAGTCATTGAAGGCCAAGCCTGATTAGAGCCGACCTGCGCAGAAGGTGAGGACTGAGGCGTGTCAGATGGGTGAGGGGAGTTCAGAAGCTCAAGAAACGAACTGGGAAGATCCGCAGACAGGACCGTTTCATCGTAGGGTTTGCAGACAGCACGCTTAGACAAATGTCCCCCCAGAGATTTAGGACTCTGGAACTCCCTAAAGCACCTACAGCATATAAACTTGCCGTCTTTAATGATGGCGGGCCACTTTGTTCTGCTGCTTCGCTTCCTTTTTTTGATGTCACCATCCTGGGCAGAACTGTTGATATCATCTTGAGAAGTTTGAGAGTTCATGGCTGCAGGAGAGTCGCTCCGCGTGGAGGGCACTTTGTTTGGTGAGGAGGGAACCAAATCTGGGTTTCTCTCCAGTTTTACAGCACACTCAGTATGTTTAACAACTGGTACAGAATTGGTCTTTGTTTGCTGAATGTAGGGAATCGCAGCTAAATCACCAGGATGGCCTATTTTGGCTGGGTTGCTTATAGTTTGAGTAACGCCCGGTTGGGTCTGAACGAAGCGGCATGAGGGACTGTTTTGATGCTGCACAGAGGAGTAGGTCATATCTTCATTATATGTATTTGGCACTTGGTTTTGCAATGCGGTGTCCATCTGCGAGGAGAAATGACCAGAAGAAGTCATCATGGCTTGCGATTGGTAATTCTGCTGCTGTAGCGAACTGTTCCATGAAGAGTGAGAAGTTATATGAGGCTGACTTGTACTAGCATTTCCTAGCTGCGAGAGCACAATGGGATCCAATATGCTGTCCATTTGATTTGGAAAAGTCTGACCAGTAGGACTGGTTAAATTGGAAGACCCAGAAGGGTAACTGGAGTTGATACAGCTTGTTGAGTAGTGTGGTTGAGCAGGCGGTTTCTGCTCCGACACCTGGGAAGCAGTAGTCCTCTGACCCAGCTGGTTTTGGACAGGTCCTGAAGAAACATGTTTCCCGTTCATGGACGCAGCTCTGCTCATAACTGATGGAGCTTTACTGTTCCTCCTTGCCAGTTTCCATTGTGCATAAAACTCACAATGAGCAGCTTTCATGTGTTTGGTTAGACTTCTGTAAGAGCTGTAGTCTCGAGAACACGTCTCGTACGCACACCTGTATCTGTCCTTTTCTTCAAGCGCAGAACCAAGAGTGTTGGCTTGCAGGGGCTGTACCGGTCTGTTAGTGGGAAAAGGGGCGACTTGTGGAGGAAGTCTCTGAGACACAGGCATGACTGGTGGACTGTTATGAGCCGACTGCGTCAAGGGAACCATATCGTTCCCATATGGTACTGGGTGTGGTGTGTGCATCGGGGTTACAGGACTGGGATTATATTGAGTGTATTCAGTGTTTTCATTTCCGTACAAGGGCTGAGTGTGACTCTGTGAAACAGCAGACTCCATCTGCGCCTGCAACACATCACCTGACGGAGCTTGCTGAAAGTCCTCCAGGAGGCTCTGATATGAAGGTTCTGATGGAAGTGAGCATGAAGGAGTGAGCAACTGATCGTTCATTAGCACATCTAACAAGGATTCTTCCGATCTGGGTTCATTCACGTGCGCCATGGGAGGCTTTAATGGAGACTGGATGTGCCGGAGCTCCACACATGGGACCTGAGGCTGCTGCGCGTCGGTCGGATCGGGTGGCTCGGTTTTGCACTTCACGAGGCTGAATTCTTGCATGGGACCGTGACCAGCAGGGCCGAGCATGTTTTCAATGGAGTGCTTTACTTTCACAAGATGTGCCGAGTGATCCGCAGGGTTCATCATACAGCTGGACTTCATCTGAGGCCCTAAACGGTAAACATCCTGACGGGTTGGTTCCATGGCTGGGTGTGGCTCAGGCTCTGCAAGAGGTGTGCCACTGCTCTCAGTAGGTTGTGTCTCCACTTTCTTAACATTGTGGCTTTCCTCGTGCAAATCTAACTGCGACCGTGTGTGGAACACTTTACCACAGTCCGCCACTGGGCAGGTAAACGTTTTGTAATGCTGTGCCTCGTGGTCATAGAGTTTATACGCTTCGTTGAAGATCTTTCCACAGCCTGGGAACATGCACCTGGCCTTAAAGACCGGATGTCCTTTGCTATGAACGAGGAGATCGGCGCTGGTGTCAAAGCTAGCTTTGCAGTTCAGCTGAATGCACGAGTAAGGCTTGGCCCCACAGTGGACCTGGAGATGGTCATTGA belongs to Clarias gariepinus isolate MV-2021 ecotype Netherlands chromosome 2, CGAR_prim_01v2, whole genome shotgun sequence and includes:
- the znf292b gene encoding zinc finger protein 292b; translation: MADGEEAERETRGQSCSPSALRALSARLEELSAALRAGPEHGEREDATARYCQAFCQTLFECVSVWRSDEDPWPVLESYRVALLSFARVSAYFSVRSESVSVVLERLSLSCVELLLSVPGPFPDALWEHFQSSIQAAHALLQDGGITQLHLLSAATRERGMWNSCTLQSLLRNETPAQEEVREFLMREGPELVQLRVKFLIKENSMEKAALLAKACAEFPEFGGGRGYFKQSYLVCVCCFAPQEMLMEELSRVDCHDALEMICNLEAEGDERGAFTLCSGFLTRQLLQEDSYCAWELTLFWSKLLKRLEPSEQSFLEKCQKMSLLAKTVFHLLFFIKVIQSELDKIGLPACIEMCIRALRMESCEGADKATICKTISCLLPSDLEVKRACQLTEFLLEPTVDSYYAVETLYNEPDQKLEEENLPIPNSQRCDLFLVFKTQWPFDPEFWDWKTLKRHCLGLMGEEASIVSSIDELNDDRFVEMEKEDSDLAPEEFKDVFECFLDTTNGLKEIADQRQKNREVKKLREKGFVSARFRNWQAYMQYCVLCDKEFLGHRIVRHAQTHFRDGYYSCPICTEAFEMRETLDPHVASHVKLSCKERLAAMKTTKKLADAKTSAPDIGALKNKSGENQARKAKAKNYIGEPGLVYNGEAAGSQVSGVRPNGSERNVCPVPNCRKGFKFFRNLLTHVKDHGEVEEAKRFLELQTTKIICQYCRRHFVSVSHLNDHLQVHCGAKPYSCIQLNCKASFDTSADLLVHSKGHPVFKARCMFPGCGKIFNEAYKLYDHEAQHYKTFTCPVADCGKVFHTRSQLDLHEESHNVKKVETQPTESSGTPLAEPEPHPAMEPTRQDVYRLGPQMKSSCMMNPADHSAHLVKVKHSIENMLGPAGHGPMQEFSLVKCKTEPPDPTDAQQPQVPCVELRHIQSPLKPPMAHVNEPRSEESLLDVLMNDQLLTPSCSLPSEPSYQSLLEDFQQAPSGDVLQAQMESAVSQSHTQPLYGNENTEYTQYNPSPVTPMHTPHPVPYGNDMVPLTQSAHNSPPVMPVSQRLPPQVAPFPTNRPVQPLQANTLGSALEEKDRYRCAYETCSRDYSSYRSLTKHMKAAHCEFYAQWKLARRNSKAPSVMSRAASMNGKHVSSGPVQNQLGQRTTASQVSEQKPPAQPHYSTSCINSSYPSGSSNLTSPTGQTFPNQMDSILDPIVLSQLGNASTSQPHITSHSSWNSSLQQQNYQSQAMMTSSGHFSSQMDTALQNQVPNTYNEDMTYSSVQHQNSPSCRFVQTQPGVTQTISNPAKIGHPGDLAAIPYIQQTKTNSVPVVKHTECAVKLERNPDLVPSSPNKVPSTRSDSPAAMNSQTSQDDINSSAQDGDIKKRKRSSRTKWPAIIKDGKFICCRCFREFQSPKSLGGHLSKRAVCKPYDETVLSADLPSSFLELLNSPHPSDTPQSSPSAQVGSNQAWPSMTKGPLDPKLFPNVTFLNTKDSMYNSDSKPSGETIPQSSPSLGECAGARQQTFAGSSVSYPQDNQNSVIQHTGNIKDKHQMNYTQLRNPLPSQSVSSDKLLSRLLSENQTSDSNFSRGSTNRIDRMLQAETLNKIKEIKDKTTFTNASGLTNDGLLAAMASLAQNLMSEKSVKERLREQILAGDFQKRSSSCQGQAVDNSSVQSAIINVPQNTAHVIKKALQSDEPNVGSGIEPSERITSGGSVLSEDTPIEIPLACASNNNAYNKPQVQEDDNEITEIQKALERLDLDREIKHHDQPPTVPLEIEEVPKASEATPVCISRGYSCDSDGCGYRAMTKDALFKHLMKQHNYTEEMLTQCRKEQFNFAPFNCQICPKTFTRNSNLRTHYQSVHNFSHEQVVKLGITRQYSRKSMEAEQSLSAPLNISDLPRLPAPRFPSAGQTGPGVLGLMPGVESIKSECSVQPFKQHVPVASGDSVIAGTVQRANPAPYLLQSQATMHPSVIKAVPSLLTSANAGQQLNRQNGFVPGSLTPFQHTHVLPPAGLLPSGASPVPPLVPAQLGSLTPDKKPKLGRPKMPKPKEAIKKTKEKKMDMDDVFSPYRPYRCVHQGCVAAFTIQHNLILHYKAIHQSALPKFEDNGEDGQIEEEEEEENNEVDEENDMPSGELGEVSEFRCQVKDCSRIFQVVTDLLQHYLHLHKLSLDKAGAMMSGMNLGRFRCDQADCDVTFTGFWKYVNHVENEHKKVKLSKTDPVDGMFQCEVEGCSCVYTTRSNLLRHIMKKHQDLYKLRLLNSKGVRLGRPPKNSLVSLEKENREVNKKPSQKGGEKKKKKQKNLWTKYGNPILKTKEEASAMCTKRIQLQYPCMLKGCETVTYSERKLMKHYVQHGLPKQYLEEQRSNYIFCKKMARSKYKRIASRSDDTDKSDESSIEASENEEALGPSESEFSKLTSEKESTEDTEVSDAKLSSDLSSEISVVVKRKRGRPRKGERVKHLHLARKRVTRLRAAQTHSVNYADINSDSTSSSATLPQEQTATLSSFKPMGFEVSFLKFLEESSQSTGKSKTTTSLVHQHKKFPNVHLKTASVVCSRINPDHHCRDVLKLVEFKNPQRLTSLSKVTFEVHRSFSNVFELLLKQLHEMRPAVVIQKEGVSNATG